One genomic window of Pseudomonas chlororaphis subsp. piscium includes the following:
- a CDS encoding LysR family transcriptional regulator, translating into MSLTLRQVRYFVATAEIGQISQAAIHLNISQSAVTTAIKELEAMLGVQLFLRSAQGMNLTDAGRHFLNRAYVILRSVDDALNSPLPDYRASGVLHLAASYTVIGYFLPHHLQRLEHWHPDVTIEVHEQERQAIEQGLLEGRFDMAVVLTANLTHPDIVSETLFNSERRLWLPSHHPLCERATVSLADVAQEPYILLTVDEAEQSAMRYWENARQKPRVRVRTSSVEAVRSMVANGSGVAILSDLVHRPWSLEGKRIETLTVSDPVTPMSVGLAWHRERAFTPAMQAFRDYFHDAFLAPQQLSARR; encoded by the coding sequence ATGTCCCTCACCCTGCGCCAGGTCCGCTACTTCGTCGCCACCGCCGAGATCGGGCAGATTTCCCAGGCGGCGATCCACCTGAACATCTCCCAGTCGGCGGTGACCACGGCGATCAAGGAACTGGAAGCCATGCTCGGCGTGCAGCTGTTCCTGCGTTCGGCCCAGGGCATGAACCTGACCGACGCCGGACGGCATTTTCTCAACCGCGCCTATGTGATCCTGCGCAGCGTCGACGACGCGCTGAACAGCCCGCTGCCGGACTACCGCGCCAGCGGCGTGCTGCACCTGGCGGCCAGCTACACGGTGATCGGCTACTTCCTGCCGCACCACCTGCAACGCCTGGAACACTGGCATCCGGACGTGACCATCGAGGTCCACGAACAGGAACGCCAGGCCATCGAACAGGGCCTGCTGGAAGGTCGCTTCGACATGGCCGTAGTGCTGACCGCCAACCTCACCCACCCGGACATCGTCTCCGAAACCCTGTTCAACTCCGAACGCCGCCTGTGGCTGCCCAGCCATCACCCGCTGTGCGAGCGCGCCACCGTCAGCCTCGCCGACGTGGCGCAGGAACCCTACATCCTGCTGACCGTCGACGAAGCCGAACAGAGCGCCATGCGCTATTGGGAAAACGCCCGGCAGAAACCCCGGGTGCGGGTGCGCACCAGTTCGGTGGAGGCGGTGCGCAGCATGGTGGCCAACGGTAGCGGCGTGGCGATCCTCTCGGACCTGGTGCACCGCCCCTGGTCGCTGGAAGGCAAACGCATCGAAACCCTGACCGTGAGCGACCCGGTGACACCCATGAGCGTCGGCCTGGCCTGGCATCGCGAACGGGCGTTCACCCCGGCGATGCAGGCGTTTCGCGACTACTTCCACGACGCGTTCCTCGCGCCGCAGCAGCTGTCGGCACGGCGTTAG
- a CDS encoding PqiC family protein: protein MKKTLVLLIASLGLAACSSAPTHYYTLMPPAPEPAPAGVTAPALQFEMAGVRIPMQVDQPQVVVRQDGGTLAILETARWSAPLVDEFHDALASQMELQLGTRNLEGLPKSAGQPILSLQTDVRRFESVPGRYALIDVVWNLRLRGDGVERRSLTCSSRISQPASVELSSLVQAHQRAIDELAKRIAGTAKRWAQNPATRCS, encoded by the coding sequence ATGAAAAAAACTCTAGTGTTGCTGATCGCGTCCCTGGGCCTGGCGGCCTGCAGCTCGGCGCCGACCCATTACTACACCCTGATGCCGCCGGCGCCCGAGCCGGCGCCCGCTGGCGTCACGGCGCCGGCCCTGCAGTTCGAGATGGCCGGGGTGCGCATTCCGATGCAGGTCGACCAGCCGCAAGTCGTGGTGCGCCAGGACGGCGGCACCCTGGCGATCCTGGAAACCGCGCGCTGGAGCGCGCCGCTGGTGGACGAGTTCCACGACGCCCTGGCCAGCCAGATGGAGCTGCAGCTGGGCACGCGCAACCTGGAAGGCCTGCCCAAGTCAGCGGGACAGCCGATCCTGTCGCTGCAGACCGATGTGCGCCGCTTCGAATCGGTGCCGGGGCGTTATGCGCTGATCGACGTGGTGTGGAACCTGCGCCTGCGCGGTGACGGCGTCGAGCGTCGCAGCCTGACCTGCAGCAGCCGCATCAGCCAGCCGGCCAGCGTCGAGCTGTCGAGCCTGGTCCAGGCCCATCAGCGAGCCATCGACGAGCTGGCCAAGCGCATTGCCGGCACCGCCAAGCGCTGGGCGCAAAACCCTGCCACGCGCTGTTCCTGA
- a CDS encoding intermembrane transport protein PqiB has translation MSDHPGSNASSAPARPGTPAVRTRRFNISLVWIVPIVAALVGLSMLVHKSLSAGPEISISFQTAEGLEANKTQVKYKNVVIGKVTSIALSKNRSKVIAKVELDQSAESFTAADSMFWVVRPRIGAGGVSGVDTLLSGAFIGADAGREEKRKKSFVGLETPPPVTYGQKGKRFTLRTDDLGSLDVGSPVYYRRIEVGQVISYKLSENGKGVDVRIFVNAPNDQFVTTDSRFWNASGVDVTLGANGLKVNTESISSILAGGIAFVEPKYSPNAKPADENASYQLFADPDTALAPPDGDPYYMRMRFDQTLRGLALNAPVEFLGVNIGRVVSMDLDYDEQKKSFSTVVGVVIYPARLGKVHQQLEKLSGADESRAGYLISTFVQHGLRAQARSGNLLTGQLYISMDFIPNAKPVAFDATARPLEIPTVPGGLDKLQEQLQRVVEKISKLPIDAIANNLNGSLTEMQKTLQNVNGKVLPEMRDTLEQTKKTLTTANDSFAEDSPQRLQLGQAMDEVQRTARSVRVLTDFLSRHPEALIRGRLKDNQPDAYKSSTSSSREPESEVQP, from the coding sequence ATGTCTGATCATCCAGGTTCCAACGCTTCAAGCGCGCCAGCGAGGCCGGGCACCCCCGCGGTCAGGACGCGCCGGTTCAATATTTCGCTGGTGTGGATCGTGCCCATAGTCGCGGCCCTGGTCGGCCTGTCGATGCTGGTGCACAAGTCGCTGTCGGCCGGGCCCGAGATCTCCATCAGCTTCCAGACCGCCGAAGGCCTGGAAGCCAACAAGACCCAGGTCAAGTACAAGAACGTGGTGATCGGCAAGGTCACCTCCATCGCCTTGAGCAAGAACCGCAGCAAGGTGATCGCCAAGGTCGAGCTGGACCAGTCGGCGGAGTCCTTCACCGCCGCCGACTCGATGTTCTGGGTGGTGCGCCCACGCATTGGTGCGGGAGGCGTGTCGGGTGTCGACACCCTGCTGTCGGGGGCCTTTATCGGCGCCGACGCCGGCCGGGAAGAAAAACGCAAGAAAAGCTTCGTCGGCCTGGAAACGCCGCCACCTGTGACTTACGGGCAAAAGGGCAAGCGCTTCACCCTGCGCACCGATGACCTGGGGTCGCTGGACGTCGGTTCGCCGGTCTATTACCGGCGCATCGAGGTAGGCCAGGTGATTTCCTACAAGCTCTCGGAAAACGGCAAGGGCGTGGACGTGCGGATCTTCGTCAACGCCCCCAACGACCAGTTCGTCACCACCGACTCGCGCTTCTGGAACGCCAGCGGCGTGGACGTGACCCTGGGCGCCAACGGCCTGAAGGTCAACACCGAGTCCATCTCGTCGATCCTCGCCGGCGGCATCGCCTTCGTCGAACCCAAGTACAGCCCCAACGCCAAGCCGGCCGACGAGAACGCCAGCTACCAGCTGTTCGCCGACCCGGACACCGCGCTGGCGCCGCCCGACGGCGACCCGTACTACATGCGCATGCGTTTCGACCAGACCCTGCGCGGGTTGGCGCTCAATGCGCCGGTGGAGTTCCTCGGGGTGAACATCGGCCGAGTGGTGTCGATGGACCTGGATTACGACGAGCAGAAAAAGAGCTTCTCCACCGTGGTCGGCGTGGTGATCTACCCGGCGCGGCTGGGCAAGGTCCATCAGCAACTGGAGAAACTCAGCGGTGCCGACGAAAGTCGCGCGGGCTACCTGATCAGTACCTTCGTCCAGCATGGCCTGCGGGCCCAGGCGCGTAGCGGCAACCTGCTGACCGGCCAGCTGTATATCTCCATGGACTTCATTCCCAACGCCAAGCCGGTGGCTTTCGATGCGACCGCGCGACCGTTGGAAATCCCCACCGTGCCGGGCGGGCTCGACAAGCTGCAGGAGCAGTTGCAGCGAGTGGTGGAGAAGATCAGCAAATTGCCGATCGATGCCATCGCCAACAACCTCAACGGCAGCCTGACCGAGATGCAGAAGACCTTGCAGAACGTCAACGGCAAGGTATTGCCAGAGATGCGCGACACCCTGGAACAGACCAAGAAAACCCTGACCACGGCCAACGACAGCTTCGCCGAGGACTCGCCGCAGCGCCTGCAACTGGGCCAGGCGATGGACGAAGTGCAGCGTACCGCCCGTTCGGTGCGGGTGCTCACCGACTTCCTCAGTCGTCATCCCGAAGCACTGATCCGTGGGCGGCTCAAGGACAACCAGCCGGACGCCTACAAATCCTCGACCTCGTCTTCTCGTGAGCCTGAATCGGAAGTCCAGCCATGA
- a CDS encoding paraquat-inducible protein A — MHQPPYARDLGLMLCHTCGQTCPQDVHYCPRCEAVVHARKPNSLSRTWAFLVASLILYIPANVLPVMYTQIFGSGSENTILSGVLEFWQHGSWDIALLIFIASVVVPCIKFFVLGMLLITCQRRSHWAMRERAKLYRFIEVIGYWSMLDVLVVALVAALVQFHALSSIEPRMGILFFGLVVVLTMFAAMSFDPRLIWDVEVEDV; from the coding sequence ATGCACCAGCCTCCCTACGCCCGCGACCTGGGCCTGATGCTGTGCCACACCTGCGGCCAGACCTGCCCGCAGGACGTTCACTACTGCCCGCGCTGCGAGGCGGTGGTGCATGCGCGCAAACCCAACAGCCTGAGCCGCACCTGGGCCTTCCTTGTGGCCAGCCTGATTCTCTACATCCCGGCCAACGTGCTGCCGGTGATGTACACCCAGATATTCGGCAGCGGCAGCGAAAACACTATTCTCAGTGGTGTGCTGGAGTTCTGGCAGCACGGCTCCTGGGACATTGCCCTGCTGATCTTCATCGCCAGCGTGGTGGTGCCGTGCATCAAGTTCTTTGTCCTGGGGATGCTGCTGATCACCTGCCAGCGTCGCAGCCATTGGGCGATGCGCGAGCGCGCCAAGCTGTACCGCTTTATCGAGGTGATCGGCTACTGGTCGATGCTCGACGTGCTGGTGGTCGCCCTGGTGGCGGCGCTGGTGCAATTCCACGCCCTGAGCTCGATCGAGCCGCGCATGGGCATCCTGTTCTTTGGTTTGGTCGTGGTCCTGACGATGTTCGCGGCCATGAGTTTCGATCCCCGGCTTATCTGGGATGTAGAGGTTGAAGATGTCTGA
- a CDS encoding paraquat-inducible protein A, translated as MTLSPNWIICEHCDSLYESVPLAKGQTSQCSRCGAVLERARNLNVQQLLALSITAALLFVFANAFPVIGISLEGLSNEATLWQSVEALAQGRISLIAAVTGLAIILAPGLQILLLCWVLGFANIGRAAPGFKACMRALEHLRPWSMLEVCLLGILVAIVKLAGMLDVHPGLGLWSLSMLTVLIILISGKGIRRLWDDLEGRY; from the coding sequence ATGACACTCTCTCCCAACTGGATCATCTGCGAGCATTGCGATTCGCTGTACGAATCCGTGCCGCTTGCAAAAGGCCAGACCTCCCAGTGTTCGCGCTGCGGGGCGGTGCTGGAGCGCGCCCGGAACCTGAACGTGCAGCAGCTGCTTGCCCTGTCGATCACCGCGGCGCTGCTGTTCGTGTTCGCCAATGCCTTCCCGGTGATCGGCATCAGCCTCGAAGGCCTGAGCAATGAAGCCACCCTCTGGCAGTCGGTCGAAGCCCTGGCCCAGGGCCGCATCAGCCTGATCGCCGCCGTCACCGGCCTGGCCATCATCCTTGCCCCCGGCTTGCAGATCCTCCTGCTGTGCTGGGTGCTGGGCTTCGCCAATATCGGGCGCGCGGCGCCGGGCTTCAAGGCCTGCATGCGCGCCCTGGAACACCTGCGGCCGTGGAGCATGCTGGAGGTGTGCCTGCTGGGCATCCTGGTGGCCATCGTCAAGCTGGCCGGCATGCTCGACGTGCACCCGGGCCTGGGGCTGTGGTCGTTGTCGATGCTGACGGTGCTGATCATCCTGATTTCCGGCAAGGGCATCCGCCGCCTCTGGGACGACCTGGAGGGCCGCTACTGA
- a CDS encoding TetR/AcrR family transcriptional regulator, with the protein MNDSKMLPAKTPRSPKQTRGHERVTAILDACAHLLVSQGVASLTMHGLAREAGTSIGSLYHFFSDKQSVLDALGQRHIDAIDQITANLLAIDPATWVESSSQQVIERMIMPIMEYLETHPDLLQMISPAFAPGQLQAPEARERIQATYARMLALRLPGATAAQRETYVTAMLGLPIGLFQVALEHSQLKSILLLQEVPRAMKAYLEAIERHHAAR; encoded by the coding sequence ATGAACGATTCAAAAATGCTCCCGGCTAAAACCCCGCGCTCGCCGAAACAGACTCGTGGCCATGAACGAGTCACGGCGATTCTCGACGCCTGCGCCCACCTGCTGGTCAGCCAGGGAGTGGCCAGCCTGACCATGCATGGCCTCGCGCGCGAAGCCGGCACCTCCATCGGTTCGCTGTACCACTTCTTCAGCGACAAGCAGAGCGTGCTCGACGCCCTCGGCCAGCGCCACATCGACGCCATCGACCAGATCACCGCCAACCTCCTGGCCATCGACCCGGCGACCTGGGTCGAATCGAGCAGCCAGCAGGTGATCGAGCGGATGATCATGCCGATCATGGAATACCTCGAGACCCATCCCGACCTGCTGCAGATGATCAGCCCCGCCTTCGCCCCCGGCCAGCTCCAGGCCCCAGAGGCGCGGGAGCGAATCCAGGCAACCTACGCCCGGATGCTCGCCCTGCGCCTGCCCGGCGCCACTGCCGCGCAACGCGAGACCTATGTGACAGCGATGCTTGGCTTGCCCATCGGACTGTTCCAGGTTGCTCTGGAGCATAGCCAGCTCAAGAGCATTCTGCTGCTGCAGGAAGTGCCCAGGGCGATGAAGGCCTACCTCGAGGCCATCGAGCGGCACCACGCCGCCCGCTGA
- a CDS encoding multidrug/biocide efflux PACE transporter, with protein sequence MSTTKSLTERVFQAVGFELLAFALCTPLLAWIMDKPFVDMGVATIAIGLIALAWNVVFNGLFDRLLKRLALAPSGWTRVAHALLFEGGLVAVSVPLIAWWLQVSLMQALILDIGVLLFFLPYTYVYHWGYDLVRERLMLRRPLDSAS encoded by the coding sequence ATGAGCACTACCAAATCTTTGACCGAGCGGGTTTTCCAGGCCGTGGGCTTCGAGTTGCTGGCGTTCGCGCTGTGCACGCCGCTGCTGGCCTGGATCATGGACAAACCCTTTGTCGACATGGGTGTGGCGACCATCGCCATCGGCCTGATCGCCCTGGCCTGGAACGTGGTCTTCAATGGCCTGTTCGACCGCCTGCTCAAGCGCCTGGCCCTGGCGCCCAGCGGCTGGACCCGGGTCGCCCACGCGCTGCTGTTCGAGGGTGGCCTGGTGGCGGTGAGCGTGCCGCTGATTGCCTGGTGGCTGCAGGTCAGCCTGATGCAGGCGCTGATTCTCGACATCGGCGTGCTGCTGTTCTTCCTGCCGTACACCTATGTCTATCACTGGGGTTACGACCTGGTGCGGGAACGGCTGATGCTGCGTCGCCCGCTCGATAGCGCCAGTTGA
- a CDS encoding LysR family transcriptional regulator has product MASHEVLLAFVQAATQGSFSAAARKLGKSQSTISAAVASLEIDLDLQLFDRSSRKPALTPQGHVMLQRAEDILAATSRLEMAASQLAQGVEAKLTVALSDTYQSDRFETSLSAFEQRYPDLELECLIAECDDLIELVQRGRAQIAFAEMQPDYPADLDHSTVDERTEIALFVSRKHPLAALKNIDQARLQQHRELRLATIVNPYDSRAKGRVWSAPSYLMLLEMAQGGFGWAPLPRWLVERFGADSLVELDARGWPRNVAVDALWSRLHPPGPAGSWLLGRMLE; this is encoded by the coding sequence ATGGCCTCACACGAAGTACTGCTGGCCTTTGTCCAGGCCGCCACCCAAGGCTCGTTTTCCGCGGCCGCGCGCAAGCTCGGCAAGAGTCAGTCGACCATCAGCGCGGCGGTGGCGAGCCTGGAGATCGACCTCGACCTGCAACTGTTCGACCGCAGCAGCCGCAAGCCCGCCCTCACCCCGCAAGGCCACGTCATGCTGCAGCGGGCCGAAGACATCCTGGCCGCCACCAGCCGCCTGGAAATGGCCGCCAGCCAGCTGGCCCAGGGCGTGGAGGCCAAGCTCACGGTGGCCCTGTCCGACACCTATCAGTCGGATCGTTTCGAAACCTCGCTGAGCGCCTTCGAACAACGCTACCCGGACCTGGAACTGGAATGCCTGATCGCCGAATGCGACGACCTGATCGAGCTGGTCCAGCGCGGCCGGGCGCAGATCGCCTTCGCCGAAATGCAGCCCGACTACCCGGCGGACCTGGACCATTCGACGGTGGACGAGCGCACGGAAATCGCCCTGTTCGTGTCGCGCAAGCACCCCTTGGCGGCGCTGAAAAATATCGACCAGGCCCGGCTGCAACAGCACCGCGAACTGCGCCTGGCAACCATCGTCAATCCCTACGACAGCCGGGCCAAGGGCCGGGTATGGTCGGCGCCGAGCTACCTGATGCTGCTGGAAATGGCCCAGGGCGGTTTTGGCTGGGCGCCCCTGCCGCGCTGGCTGGTGGAGCGTTTCGGCGCCGACAGCCTGGTGGAACTCGATGCCCGTGGCTGGCCGCGTAACGTGGCGGTCGATGCCCTGTGGTCGCGCCTGCACCCGCCTGGCCCGGCGGGCAGCTGGTTGCTGGGGCGGATGCTGGAATAG
- a CDS encoding RNA polymerase sigma factor, whose amino-acid sequence MPTAAQDSVKALVERVYRNESRRILATLIRLLGDFDLAEEALHEAFFVAVERWQRDGVPDNPRAWLVSAGRFKAIDGLRRRARFAASQAALVSQLEELEQADWSEEDLEDDRLRLIFTCCHPALAADAQVPLTLREICDLTTEEIARAFLCAPATIAQRIVRAKAKIRDAHIPYQVPSLGELPERLDSVLRVIYLVFNEGYSTSMGAELTREDLTQEAIRLGRLLLELLPEPEVMGLLALMMLHESRRPARTSATGELVLLDEQDRSLWDRELIAEGCALVEHALGTRRFGPYCLQAAIAAVHAEAATAGETDWQQIIGLYDVLLRAMPSPVIELNRAAAIAQRDGPLAGLERVEAILARGELQDYHLAHSARAEFCRQLGRVESAREAYLRALELTRQEPERRFIENKLEALKTL is encoded by the coding sequence GGTGGAGAGGGTCTACCGCAACGAGTCGCGGCGGATCCTGGCGACCCTGATTCGCCTGCTGGGGGATTTCGACCTCGCCGAGGAAGCCTTGCACGAGGCGTTCTTCGTCGCGGTCGAGCGCTGGCAGCGCGACGGCGTACCGGACAACCCGCGGGCCTGGCTGGTGTCGGCCGGGCGTTTCAAGGCCATCGACGGCTTGCGTCGGCGGGCGCGGTTCGCCGCGTCCCAGGCGGCGCTGGTCAGTCAGCTGGAAGAGCTGGAGCAGGCTGACTGGAGCGAGGAAGACCTGGAAGACGACCGCCTGCGCCTGATCTTCACCTGCTGCCACCCGGCGCTGGCGGCGGACGCCCAGGTGCCGCTGACCCTGCGGGAAATCTGCGACCTGACCACCGAGGAAATCGCCCGGGCCTTTCTCTGCGCGCCGGCCACCATCGCCCAGCGCATCGTGCGCGCCAAGGCCAAGATCCGCGATGCGCACATCCCTTATCAGGTGCCGTCCCTGGGCGAACTGCCCGAGCGCCTGGACAGCGTGTTGCGGGTGATTTACCTGGTGTTCAACGAAGGCTACTCGACGTCGATGGGCGCGGAGCTGACCCGCGAGGACCTGACCCAGGAGGCGATCCGCCTTGGGCGCCTGTTGCTGGAACTGCTGCCGGAACCGGAAGTGATGGGCTTGCTGGCCTTGATGATGCTGCATGAGTCGCGGCGCCCGGCGCGAACCTCGGCCACCGGGGAGCTGGTGCTGCTGGACGAACAGGACCGCTCGCTGTGGGATCGCGAACTGATCGCCGAAGGTTGCGCCCTGGTGGAGCACGCCCTGGGCACCCGACGTTTCGGCCCCTACTGCCTGCAGGCGGCGATCGCCGCGGTGCATGCCGAAGCGGCGACGGCCGGGGAAACCGACTGGCAGCAGATCATCGGCCTGTATGACGTGTTGTTGCGCGCCATGCCGTCGCCGGTGATCGAGTTGAACCGCGCGGCCGCCATCGCCCAGCGGGACGGGCCCTTGGCCGGCCTGGAGCGGGTCGAGGCGATCCTGGCCCGGGGCGAGTTGCAGGATTACCACCTGGCCCATTCGGCGCGGGCCGAGTTCTGCCGGCAGTTGGGCCGGGTGGAGTCGGCGCGGGAAGCCTATCTGCGAGCCCTGGAACTGACCCGGCAAGAGCCGGAACGGCGTTTTATCGAGAACAAGCTCGAAGCACTGAAAACCCTCTGA